A genomic region of Nostoc sp. UHCC 0702 contains the following coding sequences:
- a CDS encoding glycosyltransferase family 1 protein, with protein sequence MSVITTLANQYYLYVRRGQKPIPWNIYDTQPPINFGLTTYFGKVFQSIEKSLKISGLVFYVTWDEIDELPSYGSNVVVFVLGDEWYRIPKYAHKVKAVFKCIGTRPILGCNPLFKPSLLNLLTLIQFLRILVVCLPGFLNYHWHNFKTLLSGQGTITPIYDIPLGYNNSKDMSIKDIKQRLYDSYFSGSVVHVPYPLWSLKYWLGTPKALARKLMIASVNKFKRKNPDFKVELSITGGFRNRTIEDERSYCEIMMDTKICLVPRGTSFETTRLFEAMKYGCIVVTEALPSRWYLDGSPIIKIKDWGELEGILSNLLGNEQLMQEMHEKSLNWWKNKCSEAIVAEYIVEKLYGSVPVWKKHSAGVSMTLTPP encoded by the coding sequence ATGTCCGTAATTACTACACTTGCAAATCAATATTATCTCTACGTCAGACGAGGACAAAAACCAATACCTTGGAATATATACGACACTCAACCGCCGATTAACTTTGGCTTAACTACTTATTTTGGTAAAGTATTTCAGTCTATAGAGAAAAGTCTGAAAATCAGTGGTTTAGTATTTTATGTAACCTGGGATGAAATTGATGAACTTCCATCATACGGGTCAAATGTTGTTGTTTTTGTATTAGGAGACGAGTGGTATCGCATCCCAAAATACGCTCACAAGGTAAAGGCAGTATTTAAATGTATAGGTACACGCCCCATCCTTGGATGCAATCCTCTTTTCAAGCCTTCTTTGCTCAACTTGTTGACACTGATTCAATTTCTCAGAATCTTAGTTGTTTGCTTACCTGGTTTCCTGAATTATCACTGGCACAACTTCAAAACCTTGTTATCAGGTCAAGGTACAATAACACCTATCTACGATATTCCCTTGGGTTACAACAACTCAAAGGATATGTCAATTAAAGATATTAAACAACGTCTCTATGATAGTTATTTTTCTGGTAGCGTAGTACATGTACCGTATCCTTTATGGTCTTTGAAGTACTGGTTGGGAACTCCAAAAGCTCTTGCTCGAAAACTCATGATAGCGAGTGTCAATAAGTTCAAGAGAAAAAATCCAGATTTTAAAGTTGAATTATCAATCACTGGTGGTTTTCGCAATAGAACTATTGAAGATGAGCGCAGCTATTGCGAAATTATGATGGATACAAAAATATGTCTGGTTCCTAGAGGCACGTCTTTTGAAACAACTCGTTTGTTTGAGGCAATGAAATATGGATGTATTGTTGTCACAGAAGCTTTGCCTTCGCGGTGGTATTTGGATGGCTCACCTATTATTAAAATAAAGGATTGGGGGGAATTGGAGGGGATATTAAGCAATCTCCTAGGGAATGAGCAACTTATGCAAGAAATGCACGAAAAGTCATTGAATTGGTGGAAGAATAAATGTTCTGAAGCTATTGTTGCAGAGTACATTGTCGAAAAATTGTACGGCAGCGTCCCTGTTTGGAAAAAACACTCAGCAGGTGTGTCTATGACCTTGACTCCGCCCTAA
- a CDS encoding penicillin-binding protein: MSSSKTFEQQQPEIQTSPSFEFWRQVGQITGGTLLTITILTTSVVAGGLVGLAISFRNLPQVGQIRNFLPAETTYIYDIKGKLLVGLHGEANRKIVPLDQISSNLKRAVLASEDSYFYNHPGVDPGGIGRAAIVNWTAGGVHEGGSTITMQLVKNLFLTRKRAFTRKVAEAVLAIRLEQIFSKDRILEMYLNQVYWGHNNYGAETAAQTYFDKSAFDLTLAESAMMAGLIQAPEQFSPFVNKNLAIQKQRQVLGRMLELQWITKHEYDDALQQEIKLGKIKSFQPSIFPYVTNAVAQELIKKFGRDAVLKGGMRVQTTVASNLQMLAEQTIKKWHKTLEGQGLENNQMALVAIDPRTHFVKALVGGVDSKKSEFNRATQAQRQPGSSFKPFVYYTAFASGKFTPDTTVLDTPVSYPDIDGLYSPHNYDNTFKGEISIRTALAQSRNVPAVKIGKAVGINKVIETCRTLGIMSPMEPVTSLPLGAIGVTPLEMASAYATFANYGWRSPPTLITRVNDSSGNVLLDNTPKPKLVLNPWASAAILDVMQSVVKEGTGRGAAINRPVAGKTGTTSSEKDIWFIGTVPQLTTAIWVGRDDNKQLAHGATGGGMVTPIWRDFMQKALTDVPVNNFKPPSQFPRPKPIKKTKN; this comes from the coding sequence GTGTCTTCGTCAAAAACTTTTGAACAACAGCAACCAGAAATCCAGACTTCACCTAGTTTCGAGTTTTGGAGACAAGTAGGTCAAATCACTGGTGGTACTCTGTTAACAATCACTATATTGACAACTTCTGTTGTGGCTGGAGGATTGGTTGGTTTAGCTATTAGTTTCCGTAATTTGCCACAGGTCGGACAAATACGGAACTTCTTGCCAGCAGAAACAACTTACATTTATGACATCAAAGGCAAGCTTTTAGTCGGTTTACATGGAGAAGCTAACAGAAAAATTGTACCCTTAGATCAAATTTCCTCAAATTTAAAAAGAGCAGTCTTAGCCAGTGAAGATAGTTATTTCTACAACCACCCTGGTGTTGATCCAGGAGGTATCGGCCGTGCTGCTATAGTTAACTGGACAGCAGGTGGTGTACATGAGGGTGGTTCTACCATCACCATGCAGTTGGTGAAAAATCTCTTTTTAACTCGCAAACGTGCTTTTACCCGCAAAGTAGCTGAAGCGGTATTAGCAATTCGCTTAGAGCAAATTTTCAGTAAAGACCGGATTTTAGAAATGTACCTCAATCAAGTTTATTGGGGTCATAATAACTATGGTGCAGAAACAGCAGCACAAACTTACTTTGATAAATCGGCTTTTGATTTGACTTTGGCTGAGTCAGCAATGATGGCGGGTTTAATCCAAGCCCCAGAACAATTTAGCCCTTTTGTGAACAAGAATTTAGCTATCCAAAAACAAAGGCAAGTACTGGGACGGATGCTGGAATTGCAATGGATTACCAAACATGAATATGATGATGCTCTCCAGCAAGAAATTAAACTCGGTAAAATTAAGTCATTTCAACCTAGTATTTTTCCTTATGTCACTAATGCTGTGGCGCAGGAATTAATTAAAAAATTTGGGCGTGATGCAGTCCTTAAAGGTGGAATGCGGGTGCAAACTACGGTAGCCAGTAATTTGCAAATGCTGGCAGAACAAACTATCAAAAAGTGGCATAAAACTCTTGAAGGTCAAGGGTTAGAGAACAATCAAATGGCTTTAGTAGCAATTGACCCACGTACCCACTTTGTCAAAGCACTGGTGGGTGGTGTAGACTCAAAGAAGAGCGAATTTAACCGCGCAACTCAAGCGCAGCGTCAGCCAGGCTCTTCTTTTAAGCCGTTTGTTTATTACACTGCCTTTGCTAGCGGCAAGTTTACACCAGATACAACGGTGCTTGATACCCCAGTCAGTTATCCTGATATTGATGGTTTGTATTCTCCACACAACTACGATAATACCTTTAAGGGTGAAATATCGATACGTACTGCTTTAGCACAGTCTCGGAATGTGCCGGCGGTGAAGATTGGCAAAGCGGTAGGAATAAATAAAGTTATAGAAACTTGCCGTACTTTGGGAATTATGAGTCCGATGGAACCTGTGACTTCTTTGCCATTGGGTGCCATCGGTGTTACTCCATTGGAAATGGCTAGTGCTTATGCTACCTTTGCTAATTATGGCTGGCGATCGCCCCCAACGCTCATTACCCGTGTCAATGATAGCAGTGGTAATGTCTTACTAGATAATACCCCTAAGCCTAAGCTAGTTCTTAACCCTTGGGCATCAGCCGCAATTTTAGATGTCATGCAGTCGGTAGTTAAAGAAGGAACTGGCCGAGGTGCTGCTATAAATCGCCCAGTTGCAGGTAAAACCGGCACAACTTCTTCAGAGAAAGATATTTGGTTTATTGGTACAGTACCACAATTAACAACTGCCATTTGGGTAGGAAGAGATGATAACAAACAATTAGCTCACGGTGCCACAGGCGGAGGTATGGTTACTCCCATCTGGCGCGATTTTATGCAGAAGGCGCTTACTGATGTACCAGTCAACAACTTTAAGCCGCCTTCTCAATTTCCTCGCCCCAAACCAATTAAAAAGACTAAAAATTAA